In Drosophila simulans strain w501 chromosome 3R, Prin_Dsim_3.1, whole genome shotgun sequence, a single window of DNA contains:
- the LOC6727758 gene encoding LOW QUALITY PROTEIN: cuticle collagen 34 (The sequence of the model RefSeq protein was modified relative to this genomic sequence to represent the inferred CDS: deleted 1 base in 1 codon): protein MRRLEMRLLAVLLFTAISAFCEGSWLLSPVQPVKVESRPKAKKPNYKNQNLYYYSPETIGSSFYHGSQPNCQCRPGPPGPPGPPGIPGLPGEEGAPGEKGDRGDRGESGPRGRPGYTGFPGPIGPPGLPGSPGRPGKSPSHGQKQGPTIIYLPAIPADKPPKAENPRAAMKTHHRNPIIETSLKRQTSPGHRSL, encoded by the exons ATGAGGCGTCTTGAAATGAGGCTGCTCGCGGTTCTGCTGTTCACAG CCATCTCAGCATTCTGCGAGGGATCATGGCTGCTTTCCCCAGTTCAGCCGGTCAAAGTAGAATCGCGGCCAAAGGCAAAGAAACCAAATTATAAAAACCAGAATCTGTACTATTACAGTCCTGAAACGATAGGTTCTTCCTTTTACCACGGATCTCAACCCAATTGCCAATGTCGACCCGGACCGCCTGGACCTCCTGGGCCACCAGGAATTCCTGGTCTGCCAGGTGAGGAAGGAGCGCCAGGTGAAAAGGGGGATCGTGGTGACCGTGGAGAAAGTGGCCCAAGGGGTAGGCCGGGTTATACCGGATTTCCGGGACCCATTGGTCCACCAGGACTACCTGGCTCACCGGGCCGCCCTGGAAAATCTCCATCGCATGGACAGAAACAAGGTCCAACCATTATTTACTTGCCAGCAATTCCAGCGGACAAACCGCCAAAAGCGGAAAACCCA AGGGCAGCAATGAAAACCCACCATCGAAACCCGATAATAGAAACGTCATTAAAAAGACAAACAAGCCCCGGGCACCGCAGCCTTTGA
- the LOC6727759 gene encoding basic proline-rich protein, giving the protein MRYKSDPSAGERQQMPFRHEAVRSDFLDSPGWAFGQANSKSPSAETGRLIASLQAAPAPAPAQSVIYKLPPQHYYPPPPPPPPPQHCNCPPGPPGPPGPPGLPGTPGPQGPKGHTGSKGERGEKGERGHYGLPGQPGQPGPIGPPGLPGPPGHKSGHGHHDHHDHHHHHPAPPPPPSPPPPPPPPPPPPPPHPHPHPHHPHPPIVTPPIIVPIPLPPQKGDHGHHHHHKGSKGPPGPPGPPGTGPPGPPGPPGTTYPPPPPPPPPPPPPPPPSYPYPPYPYPPPGPYPGPWIPLPVPVPWPSKGHKGDKGHKGGHKGDKGGHHHHYYPPGHDKGGHYPYPPHGGHGGHHHPGHNYPGPYPPPYPPHHPHDGGDKGHHHHPPHNHGGHNHGGHHHGGHNNHHPPHNGEHNHNHPPHNHGGHGHHHPSHNHGGHDPHNTHHQHPHHHQPKPTKPEGSGEQTPRDDLDLLDENVEIVENIIDENENENDFMEGEEEMSNEPNDLETETEDAGYGLEYADNTVENHESPSGTEEIDDEDPGYMVPGGEDAMEEDHMMEDQMDPENMTEDNAPMDGDAIEERTNKGPIILSIGTPRNPFHIYAYEQYDT; this is encoded by the exons ATGCGGTATAAAAGTGATCCGTCCGCCGGAGAAAGGCAGCAGATGCCATTTCGCCATGAGGCTGTTCGCAGTGATTTTTTGGATAG TCCAGGCTGGGCCTTCGGCCAAGCGAATTCCAAAAGCCCGAGTGCCGAGACGGGCAGACTGATAGCATCTCTTCAAGCTGCTCCGGCTCCGGCGCCAGCACAAAGTGTGATCTACAAGCTGCCACCACAGCACTACTatccgccaccaccgccgccgcctccgccacAGCACTGTAATTGCCCGCCAGGTCCACCGGGTCCTCCTGGACCACCGGGCTTACCCGGAACCCCTGGTCCGCAAGGTCCCAAAGGACACACTGGGTCCAAAGGCGAGCGAGGAGAGAAGGGAGAGCGCGGTCACTACGGACTACCAGGCCAACCAGGTCAACCGGGACCCATTGGCCCACCTGGACTACCAGGCCCACCCGGTCACAAATCGGGTCATGGCCACCATGATCATCATgatcaccaccatcatcatccagcgcctccaccgccaccatctccgcctccgccgcctccaccacctccaccaccaccaccaccacacccACACCCGCATCCACATCATCCGCACCCACCAATCGTGACGCCTCCAATTATAGTTCCCATACCATTGCCACCGCAGAAAGGTGACCATGgtcaccatcatcaccacaaGGGATCCAAGGGTCCGCCCGGACCTCCAGGTCCACCAG GAACGGGACCACCGGGTCCTCCAGGACCTCCAGGCACTACGTatccacctccaccaccaccaccaccaccaccaccgccacctccaccaccatCGTACCCATACCCACCGTACCCGTATCCACCACCTGGTCCTTATCCAGGACCATGGATTCCTCTACCAGTGCCAGTGCCCTGGCCCTCAAAGGGACATAAGGGAGACAAAGGTCACAAAGGAGGCCACAAGGGAGACAAGGGCGGACACCACCATCACTATTACCCACCAGGACACGATAAGGGAGGCCACTATCCGTATCCACCCCACGGCGGCCATGGAGGCCATCACCATCCAGGTCATAACTATCCAGGACCCTATCCGCCACCCTATCCACCTCACCATCCACATGATGGCGGTGACAAGGGACATCACCATCATCCACCCCACAATCACGGAGGACACAATCACGGAGGACACCATCACGGGGGACACAACAACCATCATCCACCTCACAACGGAGAGCACAACCATAATCATCCCCCACACAATCACGGAGGACATGGCCACCATCATCCCTCACACAATCACGGAGGGCATGACCCACATAATACACACCACCAACAcccccatcatcatcaaccAAAACCCACTAAGCCAGAGGGTAGTGGCGAACAAACTCCACGGGATGATCTGGACTTGCTGGATGAAAATGTGGAGATTGTCGAAAACATAAttgatgaaaatgaaaacgaaaatgattTCATGGAGGGCGAGGAGGAAATGTCCAATGAGCCCAATGACTTGGAAACGGAAACCGAGGATGCGGGCTACGGCCTTGAATATGCAGATAACACTGTGGAGAACCACGAATCTCCGAGTGGCACTGAAGAAATCGATGATGAGGATCCAGGCTATATGGTACCAGGAGGAGAAGATGCGATGGAAGAGGACCATATGATGGAGGACCAGATGGACCCAGAGAATATGACGGAGGATAACGCACCTATGGATGGAGATGCAATTGAGGAGCGAACCAACAAAGGTCCGATTATCCTGTCGATTGGAACTCCTCGAAATCCTTTTCACATTTACGCCTATGAACAGTATGATACATAA
- the LOC6727760 gene encoding peroxidase, which produces MIRARDLLLLALLGFISSALGLKVSSGYHIVHNQPQSSFPNYHGFSYLQGSAPYVIGNSLPTSPAPQNPFSSPASPPVSAYGYSFPTAGRVSCAAPPAICEKTAYRTLDGSCNHLEQPGLGVANSKYGRLLTPKYADGISAPTRSVTGDELPSARLVSLVAFGEQDVPDPEFTLHNMQWGQIMTHDMSMQAGGTQSKKHPTRCCTDDGRLIGLDTAHKTCFAIIVPPHDPAYSQVGTECLNFVRTLTDRDSNCQYHGGPAEQLTVVTSYLDLSLVYGNSIQQNSDIREFQGGRMIVEERNGAKWLPLSRNVTGDCDAVDASEVCYRSGDVRVNQNPGLAILQTILLREHNRIADALSALNPHYDDRTLFQEARKINIAQYQQISYYEWLPIFLGGENMLKNQLIYKAPSGSYINDFNPNIDPSVLNEHATGAFRYFHSQIEGRLDLLSELRQVLGSLTLSDWFNRPGIIEVGDNFDSLTRGHATQPEELTDINFDRQIKHFLFRRNMPFGSDLRSLDIQRNRDHGLASYNDMREFCGLRRAHSWEGYGDLISPPILEKLKSLYPSHEDVDLTVGASLEAHVAGALAGPTFLCILTEQFYRTRVGDRFFFENGDKLTGFTPDQLEELRKASMARLLCDNGNHISSMQPEAFRTVSHSNPIMPCSNIPQVDLTKWIDQKPYATVDPSHYGKK; this is translated from the exons ATGATTAGGGCACGAGATCTTCTGCTCTTGGCCCTCTTGGGATTCATCTCCAGTGCACTTGGCCTAAAAGTTTCCTCTGGCTACCACATAGTCCACAATCAACCGCAATCATCTTTTCCCAACTATCATGGCTTTAGTTACCTCCAAGGCTCAGCTCCATATGTGATTGG GAACAGCCTGCCTACCTCTCCGGCTCCACAAAATCCGTTTTCATCGCCTGCCAGTCCGCCGGTTTCAGCTTATGGTTACAGTTTTCCCACTGCTGGCAGGGTGTCAtgtgctgctcctccggcaaTTTGCGAAAAAACTGCCTACCGCACTTTGGACGGATCCTGCAATCACTTGGAGCAACCTGGCTTAGGAGTGGCTAATTCCAA GTATGGTCGCCTGCTGACTCCTAAATATGCCGACGGCATTTCGGCACCCACCAGATCCGTGACAGGAGATGAGCTGCCCAGTGCTCGTCTTGTTTCCCTGGTGGCTTTCGGTGAACAGGATGTACCCGATCCGGAGTTCACGCTGCACAACATGCAGTGGGGCCAGATCATGACCCACGATATGAGCATGCAGGCTGGTGGCACTCAGTCCA AAAAGCATCCCACACGTTGTTGCACCGACGATGGCCGTCTAATTGGCCTGGACACCGCTCACAAGACCTGTTTCGCCATTATTGTGCCACCGCACGATCCGGCTTACTCCCAAGTGGGCACTGAGTGCCTCAACTTTGTGCGCACTCTGACGGATCGGGACTCGAACTGCCAATACCACGGTGGCCCGGCGGAGCAGCTGACGGTGGTCACCTCGTACTTGGATCTCTCGCTGGTATATGGCAATTCCATTCAACAGAACAGCGATATCCGTGAGTTCCAAGGAGGCCGGATGATTGTGGAGGAACGTAACGGAGCCAAGTGGCTGCCGCTCTCTCGAAATGTGACCGGCGATTGTGATGCCGTTGATGCCAGTGAGGTGTGCTACCGCTCCGGAGACGTGAGGGTCAACCAGAATCCGGGCCTGGCCATTCTCCAGACGATCCTGCTGCGTGAACACAATCGCATTGCAGACGCCCTGTCGGCTCTGAATCCCCACTACGATGATCGCACGCTGTTCCAGGAGGCGCGAAAGATCAACATTGCCCAGTATCAGCAGATCAGTTACTACGAATGGCTGCCCATCTTCTTGGGAGGCGAGAACATGCTGAAGAACCAGTTGATCTATAAGGCTCCATCCGGAAGCTACATCAACGATTTCAATCCCAACATTGATCCATCGGTGCTGAATGAGCACGCGACGGGCGCTTTCAGATACTTCCATTCCCAGATTGAAGGTCGTTTGGA TCTTCTGTCCGAGTTGCGTCAAGTTCTCGGCTCCCTGACCCTCAGCGACTGGTTCAACCGTCCCGGTATTATTGAGGTGGGAGATAACTTTGATTCCCTGACCCGAGGACATGCCACGCAGCCCGAGGAGCTAACTGATATCAACTTTGACCGACAG ATCAAGCACTTCCTGTTCAGAAGAAACATGCCCTTCGGTTCCGATCTGCGTTCCCTGGACATTCAACGTAATCGCGATCACGGTCTGGCCTCCTACAATGACATGCGGGAATTCTGTGGACTGAGACGTGCTCACTCGTGGGAGGGATACGGTGATCTAATCAGTCCACCAATTCTGGAGAAACTAAAGTCGCTGTACCCGAGCCACGAGGACGTGGACCTGACTGTGGGCGCTTCCTTGGAGGCGCATGTGGCCGGAGCTTTGGCTGGACCCACCTTCCTGTGCATCCTCACGGAACAGTTCTACAGAACCAGGGTGGGCGATCGTTTCTTCTTCGAAAACGGAGACAAGCTCACTGGATTTACTCCCG ATCAACTGGAGGAGCTGAGGAAGGCCAGTATGGCCCGTTTGCTGTGCGACAATGGCAACCACATTTCATCCATGCAGCCCGAAGCTTTCCGAACTGTTTCCCATTC GAATCCGATTATGCCGTGCTCAAATATTCCACAAGTCGACCTCACCAAATGGATTGATCAAAAGCCATATGCCACTGTAGATCCGTCTCACTACGGAAAGAAGTAA
- the LOC6727761 gene encoding adenylosuccinate lyase, protein MASNYEGYKSPLSTRYASKEMQFLFSDQNKFSTWRRLWVWLAKAESRLGLEISDAQIAEMELQISNIDFEAAAAEERLTRHDVMAHVHVFAKQCPSAAPVIHLGATSCYVGDNTDLIVLRDALKLLLPRVASVIARLSQFAQSYKDQPTLGFTHLQPAQLTTVGKRACLWIQDLIMDERALSRCLEDLRFRGVKGTTGTQASFLQLFNGDGEKVKQLDLLVTELAGFKKAYAVTGQTYSRKVDVEIVAALASLGTTIHKMCSDLRILASRKELEEPFESTQIGSSAMPYKRNPMRSERCCALARHLITLFSSAANTHATQWLERTLDDSANRRLTLSEAFLAADAALLTLLNISQGLVVYPKVIERHISQELPFMSTENIIMAMVKAGGDRQVCHEKIRVLSQEAGAQVKQHGKDNDLVDRVRKDPYFSPILEQLDTILDAKTFTGRASDQVGEFVKEEVEPVLARYSEALKNVQDVKLNI, encoded by the coding sequence ATGGCTAGCAACTACGAGGGCTACAAGTCGCCGCTGAGCACCCGGTACGCCAGCAAAGAGATGCAGTTCCTCTTTAGCGACCAGAACAAGTTCTCAACCTGGCGCCGGTTGTGGGTGTGGCTGGCGAAGGCTGAAAGCAGGCTGGGATTGGAGATTAGCGATGCCCAGATTGCCGAGATGGAGCTCCAGATCAGCAACATCGACTTTGAGGCGGCCGCCGCCGAGGAGCGACTTACGCGCCACGACGTAATGGCGCACGTCCACGTCTTTGCCAAACAGTGTCCCTCTGCTGCGCCGGTGATCCATTTGGGAGCAACCTCGTGCTATGTGGGCGACAACACTGATCTGATTGTACTGAGGGACGCTCTTAAACTGCTCCTCCCACGGGTCGCCAGCGTGATAGCTCGTCTCAGTCAGTTTGCCCAGAGCTACAAGGATCAGCCCACGTTAGGATTCACCCATCTCCAGCCCGCGCAGTTGACCACGGTGGGCAAGAGGGCGTGCCTGTGGATTCAGGATCTGATCATGGACGAACGGGCGCTGTCCCGCTGTTTGGAGGATCTGCGCTTCCGAGGAGTCAAGGGAACTACTGGCACCCAGGCCTCGTTCCTGCAACTCTTCAATGGGGATGGCGAGAAGGTGAAGCAGCTGGATCTGTTGGTCACCGAACTGGCTGGCTTTAAGAAGGCCTATGCGGTAACCGGACAAACATACTCCCGAAAGGTGGATGTGGAGATCGTGGCCGCGCTTGCCAGCCTCGGCACCACCATCCACAAGATGTGCTCCGATCTGCGCATCCTCGCCTCTCGgaaggagctggaggaacCCTTTGAGAGCACGCAGATTGGCTCCTCGGCCATGCCGTACAAGAGGAACCCTATGCGCTCCGAGCGTTGTTGCGCTCTGGCACGTCACCTCATCACCTTGTTCAGCAGTGCTGCTAATACACATGCTACCCAGTGGCTGGAACGCACCCTAGATGACTCTGCCAACAGGAGGTTGACCCTATCCGAGGCCTTCCTGGCCGCGGATGCCGCTCTGCTCACTCTGCTCAACATCTCGCAGGGTTTGGTGGTCTATCCGAAGGTGATTGAACGGCACATTTCGCAGGAGCTGCCCTTCATGTCTACGGAGAATATTATCATGGCCATGGTGAAGGCTGGAGGAGATCGCCAGGTGTGCCACGAGAAGATTCGCGTGCTGTCCCAGGAGGCCGGAGCCCAGGTGAAGCAGCATGGCAAGGACAACGACCTCGTGGATCGAGTGCGCAAGGATCCTTACTTTTCGCCCATCCTGGAGCAACTGGACACCATACTGGATGCGAAAACCTTCACTGGACGCGCCAGCGACCAGGTGGGCGAGTTCGTCAAGGAGGAGGTGGAACCCGTGCTGGCACGCTACTCTGAAGCCCTAAAGAACGTTCAAGACGTCAAGCTGAACATCTAG
- the LOC6727762 gene encoding epidermal growth factor receptor kinase substrate 8 isoform X1 gives MVKAGNRTLKYFRPISVKYGMPQNGYENGVPGGNQANGHYDEVKPTYALEHLATFKLKNEAEVKQPKEKMKLLVELEKTGGIWPHKMFMSFNGQWLVMLDSEMKEIENFPGSLITEPTAFISEHPQESFNNILIFSVPGISLGNTEMHIFQVADVSSVLLVEDLKTLSKGTPVTVDRNKTPILLPKPERPQNQQAKDQYGIAAAVAGIAAEKNAIDKEQTERDVQVINHCFEDIERFMARLHYAAEALNELKLRKEQHNPHGEGLLVLRSRPPIESEFHDILAKVKLALIYSVRLQNQFTKPADPVHNVFISLKSIVTVCNDIYVDAGLPQAVVNPLLRRETIAFLNGTLDSNEKQLWQSLGPNWTVPKDQFKDHKSSYHPIFYDDWSPDWVVDEEVPYLAPALKKSTTPSPVPVPMPPSPGLGNRTWLSRLESRNVKIAEVTFNKSATNDKELKVTKGEYLEIIDDSRNWWKARNSYGNIGYVPHTVLTPYNFEPGLNGRDTESLASMALTENGGEEVNPPLYRNTMAMYTAPVEQPAANGKAMQRTFSMPNVPVPPPMPPPSDSQTPTPSGTLKRNMAAAGALAAMRARNDCEADDQLYYMQGDVHDELRLLQQQRERRKDLEILKTPEIFITQNSKPSEVEEWLRGKGFSDIIIKRLHTLSGEEIFALSPHTIESYFGRRESRRLISQIVLQKNFCEYKTIRSSELSAKLARARQKADQSNGNPNEVF, from the exons ATGGTCAAAGCAGGCAATAGGACCCTGAAATACTTCCGACCCATTTCGGTCAAGTATGG GATGCCACAAAACGGCTACGAAAATGGAGTCCCTGGCGGGAATCAGGCAAATGGGCACTACGACGAGGTCAAGCCCACCTATGCCCTGGAGCACTTGGCCACCTTTAAGCTGAAGAACGAGGCTGAGGTCAAGCAGCCGAAGGAGAAGATGAAGCTTCTGGTCGAACTGGAAAAGACCGGAGGCATTTGGCCGCACAAGATGTTCATGAGCTTCAATGGACAGTGGCTGGTGATGCTGGACAGTGAGATGAAGGAGATTGAAAACTTTCCGGGTAGCCTGATCACGGAGCCCACGGCTTTTATAAGCGAGCATCCGCAGGAGTCATTCAACAATATCCTCATCTTCTCAGTGCCCGGAATCTCACTGGGCAATACCGAAATGCACATCTTCCAG GTGGCCGATGTCAGTTCCGTGCTCTTGGTTGAGGATCTAAAGACG CTAAGCAAGGGAACCCCTGTGACAGTGGATCGCAACAAGACGCCCATCCTGCTGCCAAAGCCGGAGAGGCCCCAGAACCAGCAGGCCAAGGATCAGTATGGAATAGCAGCTGCTGTGGCCGGAATAGCAGCCGAGAAGAACGCCATAGACAAGGAGCAGACCGAGAGGGATGTCCAGGTGATAAACCACTGCTTCGAGGACATCGAGCGATTCATGGCGCGTCTTCATTATGCCGCCGAGGCGCTCAACGAGCTAAAATTGCGCAAGGAGCAGCATAATCCTCACGGTGAGGGACTACTGGTCCTGAGATCGCGACCCCCGATCGAGAGCGAGTTCCATGACATCCTGGCCAAGGTGAAACTTGCCCTGATATACTCCGTTCGGCTGCAGAACCAATTCACCAAGCCAGCCGATCCGGTGCACAACGTCTTCATATCGCTTAAATCCATCGTCACGGTTTGCAACGATATCTATGTGGATGCGGGTTTGCCGCAGGCGGTGGTTAATCCCCTCCTGCGCCGTGAGACCATTGCCTTCCTCAACGGCACCCTCGACTCCAACGAGAAGCAGCTGTGGCAGAGCCTCGGTCCCAACTGGACGGTTCCCAAGGATCAGTTCAAGGATCACAAGAGCTCCTATCACCCGATCTTCTACGACGATTGGTCTCCCGATTGGGTGGTCGATGAGGAGGTGCCGTACCTGGCTCCTGCTCTCAAGAAGAGCACAACGCCTTCGCCAGTGCCGGTTCCCATGCCACCGAGTCCAGGTCTAGGAAATCGCACCTGGCTGAGTAGATTGGAGAGCCGTAACGTCAAGATCGCCGAGGTTACCTTCAATAAGTCGGCCACCAACGATAAGGAACTAAAGGTTACGAAGGGAGAGTATTTGGAG ATTATCGATGACTCCCGCAACTGGTGGAAGGCCCGTAACTCGTACGGAAACATTGGCTACGTGCCGCACACAGTGCTCACGCCGTACAACTTTGAGCCCGGATTGAATGGCCGGGACACGGAGTCGCTGGCCTCGATGGCTTTGACGGAGAACGGCGGCGAGGAGGTTAATCCTCCGCTGTATCGCAACACAATGGCCATGTATACCGCTCCCGTGGAGCAGCCGGCGGCCAATGGCAAGGCCATGCAGCGCACCTTCTCGATGCCCAACGTGCCCGTTCCACCACCGATGCCTCCACCGAGCGACAGCCAGACGCCCACGCCCAGTGGCACACTCAAACGCAACATGGCGGCGGCAGGAGCACTTGCAG CCATGCGGGCCCGCAATGATTGCGAGGCAGATGACCAGCTCTACTACATGCAGGGCGACGTGCACGACGAACTGCGTctactgcagcagcagcgagagCGGCGCAAGGACCTGGAGATCCTTAAGACGCCGGAAATCTTCATCACCCAGAACTCAAAGCCAAGCGAGGTGGAGGAGTGGCTGCGGGGCAAGGGATTCTCGGACATCATTATCAAGCGATTGCACACGCTATCCGGCGAGGAGATCTTCGCCCTATCACCGCACACCATCGAAAGTTACTTTGGCCGGCGGGAGAGTCGCCGCCTCATTTCCCAGATCGTGCTGCAAAAGAACTTCTGCGAG TACAAAACCATTCGATCATCGGAGCTTTCTGCCAAACTGGCACGTGCTCGCCAAAAGGCCGATCAGTCCAATGGCAATCCCAACGAGGTCTTCTAA
- the LOC6727762 gene encoding epidermal growth factor receptor kinase substrate 8 isoform X2, protein MPQNGYENGVPGGNQANGHYDEVKPTYALEHLATFKLKNEAEVKQPKEKMKLLVELEKTGGIWPHKMFMSFNGQWLVMLDSEMKEIENFPGSLITEPTAFISEHPQESFNNILIFSVPGISLGNTEMHIFQVADVSSVLLVEDLKTLSKGTPVTVDRNKTPILLPKPERPQNQQAKDQYGIAAAVAGIAAEKNAIDKEQTERDVQVINHCFEDIERFMARLHYAAEALNELKLRKEQHNPHGEGLLVLRSRPPIESEFHDILAKVKLALIYSVRLQNQFTKPADPVHNVFISLKSIVTVCNDIYVDAGLPQAVVNPLLRRETIAFLNGTLDSNEKQLWQSLGPNWTVPKDQFKDHKSSYHPIFYDDWSPDWVVDEEVPYLAPALKKSTTPSPVPVPMPPSPGLGNRTWLSRLESRNVKIAEVTFNKSATNDKELKVTKGEYLEIIDDSRNWWKARNSYGNIGYVPHTVLTPYNFEPGLNGRDTESLASMALTENGGEEVNPPLYRNTMAMYTAPVEQPAANGKAMQRTFSMPNVPVPPPMPPPSDSQTPTPSGTLKRNMAAAGALAAMRARNDCEADDQLYYMQGDVHDELRLLQQQRERRKDLEILKTPEIFITQNSKPSEVEEWLRGKGFSDIIIKRLHTLSGEEIFALSPHTIESYFGRRESRRLISQIVLQKNFCEYKTIRSSELSAKLARARQKADQSNGNPNEVF, encoded by the exons ATGCCACAAAACGGCTACGAAAATGGAGTCCCTGGCGGGAATCAGGCAAATGGGCACTACGACGAGGTCAAGCCCACCTATGCCCTGGAGCACTTGGCCACCTTTAAGCTGAAGAACGAGGCTGAGGTCAAGCAGCCGAAGGAGAAGATGAAGCTTCTGGTCGAACTGGAAAAGACCGGAGGCATTTGGCCGCACAAGATGTTCATGAGCTTCAATGGACAGTGGCTGGTGATGCTGGACAGTGAGATGAAGGAGATTGAAAACTTTCCGGGTAGCCTGATCACGGAGCCCACGGCTTTTATAAGCGAGCATCCGCAGGAGTCATTCAACAATATCCTCATCTTCTCAGTGCCCGGAATCTCACTGGGCAATACCGAAATGCACATCTTCCAG GTGGCCGATGTCAGTTCCGTGCTCTTGGTTGAGGATCTAAAGACG CTAAGCAAGGGAACCCCTGTGACAGTGGATCGCAACAAGACGCCCATCCTGCTGCCAAAGCCGGAGAGGCCCCAGAACCAGCAGGCCAAGGATCAGTATGGAATAGCAGCTGCTGTGGCCGGAATAGCAGCCGAGAAGAACGCCATAGACAAGGAGCAGACCGAGAGGGATGTCCAGGTGATAAACCACTGCTTCGAGGACATCGAGCGATTCATGGCGCGTCTTCATTATGCCGCCGAGGCGCTCAACGAGCTAAAATTGCGCAAGGAGCAGCATAATCCTCACGGTGAGGGACTACTGGTCCTGAGATCGCGACCCCCGATCGAGAGCGAGTTCCATGACATCCTGGCCAAGGTGAAACTTGCCCTGATATACTCCGTTCGGCTGCAGAACCAATTCACCAAGCCAGCCGATCCGGTGCACAACGTCTTCATATCGCTTAAATCCATCGTCACGGTTTGCAACGATATCTATGTGGATGCGGGTTTGCCGCAGGCGGTGGTTAATCCCCTCCTGCGCCGTGAGACCATTGCCTTCCTCAACGGCACCCTCGACTCCAACGAGAAGCAGCTGTGGCAGAGCCTCGGTCCCAACTGGACGGTTCCCAAGGATCAGTTCAAGGATCACAAGAGCTCCTATCACCCGATCTTCTACGACGATTGGTCTCCCGATTGGGTGGTCGATGAGGAGGTGCCGTACCTGGCTCCTGCTCTCAAGAAGAGCACAACGCCTTCGCCAGTGCCGGTTCCCATGCCACCGAGTCCAGGTCTAGGAAATCGCACCTGGCTGAGTAGATTGGAGAGCCGTAACGTCAAGATCGCCGAGGTTACCTTCAATAAGTCGGCCACCAACGATAAGGAACTAAAGGTTACGAAGGGAGAGTATTTGGAG ATTATCGATGACTCCCGCAACTGGTGGAAGGCCCGTAACTCGTACGGAAACATTGGCTACGTGCCGCACACAGTGCTCACGCCGTACAACTTTGAGCCCGGATTGAATGGCCGGGACACGGAGTCGCTGGCCTCGATGGCTTTGACGGAGAACGGCGGCGAGGAGGTTAATCCTCCGCTGTATCGCAACACAATGGCCATGTATACCGCTCCCGTGGAGCAGCCGGCGGCCAATGGCAAGGCCATGCAGCGCACCTTCTCGATGCCCAACGTGCCCGTTCCACCACCGATGCCTCCACCGAGCGACAGCCAGACGCCCACGCCCAGTGGCACACTCAAACGCAACATGGCGGCGGCAGGAGCACTTGCAG CCATGCGGGCCCGCAATGATTGCGAGGCAGATGACCAGCTCTACTACATGCAGGGCGACGTGCACGACGAACTGCGTctactgcagcagcagcgagagCGGCGCAAGGACCTGGAGATCCTTAAGACGCCGGAAATCTTCATCACCCAGAACTCAAAGCCAAGCGAGGTGGAGGAGTGGCTGCGGGGCAAGGGATTCTCGGACATCATTATCAAGCGATTGCACACGCTATCCGGCGAGGAGATCTTCGCCCTATCACCGCACACCATCGAAAGTTACTTTGGCCGGCGGGAGAGTCGCCGCCTCATTTCCCAGATCGTGCTGCAAAAGAACTTCTGCGAG TACAAAACCATTCGATCATCGGAGCTTTCTGCCAAACTGGCACGTGCTCGCCAAAAGGCCGATCAGTCCAATGGCAATCCCAACGAGGTCTTCTAA